DNA sequence from the Armigeres subalbatus isolate Guangzhou_Male chromosome 1, GZ_Asu_2, whole genome shotgun sequence genome:
AGACGGTCAACGCTTCCAACGCTTCCCCGGGTGACAGGGAGCAAGATCAAACCAAGAGTTGTGTTTGCTGCGAGGAATCGGAATCGTTTGATAATTGTGTGCAGTGCGATGAATGCCACGGCTGGTGGCATTATACTTGCGCGGAGGAGACGGCTTCGGTGAAAGACCGATCTTTCGTTTGTGCCCACTGTGTACCATTGAGTGTTTGCTCCCAAACAACTACCTCCAGCGTTAGGGCGGCCCGTTTGGCCCTGAAGAAACAACAATTGGAAGAGCAGCAAGCGATGGAGCAACGTCATCTCACCGAAAAATACAAGCTTCTAGAAGAGGAGCTAAAGGAGGCGGAAGAAACGGGCAGCAACCGAAGCAGGATTAGTCTCGGGATTAGCAAGAAGTCGAGCCTGGAAAAAGTCAAGCAGTGGCAGCAGAAATGCGCTGATCAGTCTGAGGGCGCGCGTGGGTATACACTGGCAAAACAATCGGCAGACCCCGTAGCAGTTCCCCAAATTGTGCAGATTGGACCACACGATGAGAAAAAGGCCGATGGATCGGAAACCGACGCAGTTCTAGCGAAGCAGCAATCGAAGGTTGTTGCCAACGAGCCGACTTTCGGCGCGCAAGCAGCAGTGCAACAACAACCGAATATTATCGTTACGGACGGACGTCAAGAATGCAGTTTCGGCAGCCCGCCGTGGAATTCGACGGCCAGACCGTTCAGCCGTCGGGACGCAAACGTCGTTCAGCGGAATCAGCAGCAGAAATCCGGCGCGATTCCGAAAACGACTGCGAAACTGCAAGAGGTAGCATTACAACCAGGTAAACCCGACCCCAAAGTGTCCCCCGTAGCACCTGAAGGTAAGCCACTTCATAATCCAATAAATAATACACCCGCACATCCATTGTATGAAAACTCCCTCCAACACATTGTCAAACAATTTGGATCGTTGGCACCATCTGCCACAGTTTCCTCCTTTGACGCAAGTATGCACCCGCTTGCGACAAATATTCTTCCGTCGTTTGGAACGAGTGTTGGCATTCCGCCACCGGCAAATCCGATTCTATCCTCCGGATTAGCTCCCCCACCTGCGGGACTGCCGAATATTAGCCATCCACCAACGGCAAATCCGATCTCTTTCGGATTAGTTCCCCCACATTTGAGACTGCCGAATGTTGGCCCTCCGCCACAAGCAAATCCGGTTCTATCCATTGGATCAGTTTCCGCTCCACTGGGATTGTCATTAGTCAATCAGTTCACACCCTCCCCCTCGCAGTTAGCCGCGCGTCAAGTGATGTCACGTGATCTACCAACGTTTTCTGGCGACCCCGCAGATTGGCCCATATTCATCAGCAGCTTCATGAATAGTTCGCTGGCATGCGGCTACAACAGCGCGGAAAATCTCGCGCGACTCCAACGCTGTTTGAAAGGGGGCGCGTACGAGTCCGTCAAAAGTCGGTTGCTACTTCCCGAATCAGTGCCTCAAGTGATCGATACTCTTCGTTTGCTGTATGGACGACCGGAATTGTTAATTAGTGCTCTGCTACAAAAGGTGCGCAGTGTTCCAGCGCCGAAAGCGGAAAAATTGGAAACCATCATCGACTTCGGTATGGCAGTGCGCAGTCTTTGCGATCACCTGGAGGCAGCTGGTCAACAAGAACACCTTTGCAACCCAACGTTGCTGATGGAGCTGGTGGAGAAACTGCCTGCTCACACCAAGATGCAGTGGGCGGATCATATTCAACGACATGCAGTAGTCAATCTCAAGGTTTTTGGTGATTTCATGCTCGGAGTAGTTACATCTATCAGCCGAGTTACCATGTACGTCGGCGGTGGTAACAGTCAACAAAAGTCGAAACATAAGGGAGCAGTGAACGCTCACACCAGTGAAGCCGAAACAGTTCGTGAAACGGTGCGGGAAAAAGAGCGAACGTGTGTTTGCTGCAAGAAGCCGGGGCATCGTCTCTCCGAGTGTACGGCGTTTAAGTCGTATACAGTAGACAATCGATGGAAGTTTACGCAAAATAATGGACTCTGTCGGAGTTGTCTCAACGCACACGGAAGGAGGAGTTGCAGAAACGCAACGCAGTGTGTGTACGAAGGATGCCAATTTCGCCACCATCCTCTACTGCATTCTAATCGCCATAATAACAACGGAAGGTCTACACCAGGGATGGTAACAGTACAGAATCATACACACCGGCAATTCAAGCAAATCCTGCTGTTCCGCATCATTCCAGTTATCATCTCCGGGCCGCGAGCTACCATAGAAACTTTTGCCTTTCTGGACGACGGCTCGGACCTATCGCTCATCGAAAGCGACCTCATTGAGCAACTGGGTATCGAAGGCTGGAAGAATCCTCTGTGCCTGAAATGGACTGGGAACGTTACTAGGGTGGAGTCAGAGTCGAAGCAAGTTCGAATCATGATCAGTGGAACGGGTGGTCAGCAGCAATTCGCCCTCAATGACGTTCGTACCGTGAAAGCGCTGACATTGCCGGAACAGAGCCTCGACTATGGAGAAATATCACAACGTTACCGTTATCTTCAGGGTTTGCCGATCGTTGGATACGAAAAGGCCGTCCCGCGTTTATTGATAGGTGTCAACAACGCGAGACTCACAGTTCCACTTCAAATTAGAGAAGGCGGGCAGAGCGAGCCGATCGCCGTGAAAACGAGATTGGGATGGTGTTTATTTGGAGGCCGCGGTAAGGAAACGCCACACTCGCTAAACTTCCATACATGCGAATGTTCCAGCGACCAAGATCTGCACAATGCCGTGAAGGATTATTTCGCAATGGAGAATATTGGTGTGACATCGTCCGTTGTGCTAGAATCCGAGGAAGATAAGCGTGCAAAAACAATCATGGAGCAGACGACAGCTCGTGTTGGTGAGCAGTTTGAAACTGGTCTACTGTGGAAGTACAACGACATAGAGTTTCCGGACAACTATAGCATGGCAGTTAAGCGGTTCGAATGTTTAGAACGCAGGATGTCTCGAGAGCCCGAGTTAGCGGCTAACCTGAAGAATCAGATAGCCGAATACCAACTAAAAGGCTATGCCCATATAGCGACAAAGGAAGAGTTAGCACAAGCAGACCCGAAGCGAGTTTGGTATCTGCCATTGGGCGTAGTGACAAATCCGCGCAAACCTGGGAAAGTCCGACTAATATGGGACGCTGCCGCGAAAGTGGATGGAATATCTTTAAACTCTATGCTGCTCAAAGGCCCGGACCAGCTGACATCGCTTCCTGCagttttgtcacgttttcggcAGTTCAAGGTAGCAGTTTCAGCAGATATAAAGGACCAGATCGTCACTCACAGCGCTTCTTGTTCCGAAGCAACCCGTCAGATCCCTTAGGGATCTACA
Encoded proteins:
- the LOC134206384 gene encoding uncharacterized protein LOC134206384; this translates as MSKTDQTVNASNASPGDREQDQTKSCVCCEESESFDNCVQCDECHGWWHYTCAEETASVKDRSFVCAHCVPLSVCSQTTTSSVRAARLALKKQQLEEQQAMEQRHLTEKYKLLEEELKEAEETGSNRSRISLGISKKSSLEKVKQWQQKCADQSEGARGYTLAKQSADPVAVPQIVQIGPHDEKKADGSETDAVLAKQQSKVVANEPTFGAQAAVQQQPNIIVTDGRQECSFGSPPWNSTARPFSRRDANVVQRNQQQKSGAIPKTTAKLQEVALQPGKPDPKVSPVAPEGKPLHNPINNTPAHPLYENSLQHIVKQFGSLAPSATVSSFDASMHPLATNILPSFGTSVGIPPPANPILSSGLAPPPAGLPNISHPPTANPISFGLVPPHLRLPNVGPPPQANPVLSIGSVSAPLGLSLVNQFTPSPSQLAARQVMSRDLPTFSGDPADWPIFISSFMNSSLACGYNSAENLARLQRCLKGGAYESVKSRLLLPESVPQVIDTLRLLYGRPELLISALLQKVRSVPAPKAEKLETIIDFGMAVRSLCDHLEAAGQQEHLCNPTLLMELVEKLPAHTKMQWADHIQRHAVVNLKVFGDFMLGVVTSISRVTMYVGGGNSQQKSKHKGAVNAHTSEAETVRETVREKERTCVCCKKPGHRLSECTAFKSYTVDNRWKFTQNNGLCRSCLNAHGRRSCRNATQCVYEGCQFRHHPLLHSNRHNNNGRSTPGMVTVQNHTHRQFKQILLFRIIPVIISGPRATIETFAFLDDGSDLSLIESDLIEQLGIEGWKNPLCLKWTGNVTRVESESKQVRIMISGTGGQQQFALNDVRTVKALTLPEQSLDYGEISQRYRYLQGLPIVGYEKAVPRLLIGVNNARLTVPLQIREGGQSEPIAVKTRLGWCLFGGRGKETPHSLNFHTCECSSDQDLHNAVKDYFAMENIGVTSSVVLESEEDKRAKTIMEQTTARVGEQFETGLLWKYNDIEFPDNYSMAVKRFECLERRMSREPELAANLKNQIAEYQLKGYAHIATKEELAQADPKRVWYLPLGVVTNPRKPGKVRLIWDAAAKVDGISLNSMLLKGPDQLTSLPAVLSRFRQFKVAVSADIKDQIVTHSASCSEATRQIP